In Mytilus edulis chromosome 13, xbMytEdul2.2, whole genome shotgun sequence, a single window of DNA contains:
- the LOC139500735 gene encoding uncharacterized protein codes for MAHVKLTILAITVVIGFLYGPVQVSCQLGGGLGGGVGGGLGGGLGGGLGGGLGGGLGGRRPRFGRPIIGRPIVLPKGGNLVPVPIPRPIPVPVPRERSRSGRRRIVLVNGGGGGGPLRNVGGGGIASLLPLLLLPLIFSFISRTVATAPPPATAVAAATTPAPVTLIVTVPGK; via the exons ATGGCGCATGTTAAACTGACCATTCTTGCCATAACGGTTGTTATTGGATTCCTCTATGGTCCTGTTCAGGTTAGCTGTCAGCTAGGAGGAGGACTAGGAGGAGGTGTAGGAGGAGGACTAGGAGGAGGTTTAGGAGGAGGACTAGGAGGAGGTTTAGGAGGAGGACTAGGAGGTCGACGACCGAGATTCGGACGACCTATAATAGGGCGACCTATTGTCCTTCCAAAAGGAGGAAATCTAGTGCCTGTTCCTATACCTAGACCGATCCCAGTACCTGTACCTAGAGAACGATCCCGTTCAGGACGACGACGAATTGTTCTTGTCAATGGCGGGGGTGGAGGTGGCCCTCTTCGAAATGTTGGGGGCGGAGGAATTGCATCACTGCTGCCCCTGTTACTTTTACCCTTAATAT tttcattCATATCTCGTACAGTAGCTACAGCACCTCCTCCAGCAACTGCAGTAGCAGCTGCAACAA cTCCTGCACCTGTTACTTTGATAGTTACAGTTCCTGGAAAATAA